Proteins co-encoded in one Klebsiella michiganensis genomic window:
- a CDS encoding multidrug transporter: MIRLSVILLALLSAGCVSLDPDYERPAAPIPATLPGTNGESRAVVGRWQQVVNDTRLQQVVGMGLNSNRDVQKAIADIEAARAQYGIQRASLFPSLNAELSSTRSRTTESGLTSSAQADGAVTSFELDLFGRNQSLSRAARETWLASEFTAQNTRLTLVAELTTAWLTLAADNSNLELAQQTMSSAEASLQIVQKQQQIGTAAATDVSSAFSVYQQARASVANYQTLVIQDKNAINLLAGSSVPPSLLPGSLESLNQNTITLVPAGVSSSVLLARPDIQEAEHNLKVAYANIGAARASFFPSISLTASAGVGSDSLSSLFSHGMQVWSFSPSISLPLFAGGSNLSQLRYAEAEQKGLIASYEKTIQSAFKDVSDALARRSTLNEELDAQRQYVAAEQQTFDLAIKRYQAGIGDYLTALTAQRTLWSARQSLISLQQTELENRITLWQSLGGNAS, encoded by the coding sequence ATGATTCGTCTCTCCGTTATCCTGCTGGCGCTGCTCAGCGCCGGCTGCGTTTCTCTGGATCCTGATTATGAGCGCCCCGCCGCCCCCATCCCGGCCACTCTGCCGGGCACAAATGGCGAATCCCGCGCGGTGGTGGGCCGCTGGCAACAGGTGGTGAACGATACCCGCCTGCAGCAAGTGGTGGGCATGGGGCTGAACAGCAATCGCGATGTGCAAAAAGCGATTGCCGATATTGAAGCCGCCAGAGCCCAGTATGGTATTCAACGTGCTTCGCTGTTTCCCTCACTCAACGCGGAGTTAAGCTCCACGCGCAGCCGCACCACAGAAAGCGGGCTGACATCCAGCGCCCAGGCCGACGGCGCGGTGACCAGCTTTGAGCTTGATTTGTTTGGCCGCAATCAAAGTCTTTCCCGGGCAGCCAGAGAAACCTGGCTTGCCAGCGAATTCACCGCACAAAATACTCGTCTGACGCTGGTGGCCGAGCTAACGACAGCGTGGCTCACGTTAGCGGCCGATAACAGCAATCTTGAGCTGGCGCAGCAAACGATGTCCAGCGCGGAAGCCTCGCTGCAGATAGTGCAAAAACAGCAGCAGATTGGCACCGCGGCCGCAACGGATGTTTCCTCGGCCTTCAGCGTTTACCAGCAGGCGCGAGCCAGCGTGGCCAATTACCAAACGCTGGTTATCCAGGACAAGAACGCCATCAATCTGCTGGCGGGCAGCAGCGTGCCGCCATCATTACTGCCCGGCTCACTGGAAAGCCTGAACCAAAATACCATCACGCTGGTTCCTGCCGGAGTCTCTTCATCTGTGCTGCTGGCAAGGCCGGATATTCAGGAAGCCGAACATAACCTGAAAGTAGCCTATGCCAACATCGGTGCCGCCCGGGCCAGCTTCTTCCCCTCAATCTCGCTGACCGCCAGCGCGGGGGTAGGCAGCGACTCACTCTCCTCGCTGTTTAGCCATGGGATGCAGGTTTGGTCATTTTCACCGTCGATCTCGCTACCGCTGTTTGCCGGCGGCAGCAATTTATCTCAATTGCGCTATGCCGAAGCAGAGCAGAAGGGGCTGATCGCGAGCTACGAAAAAACTATCCAGAGCGCGTTTAAGGACGTGTCGGATGCTTTAGCCCGTCGCTCGACGCTAAACGAAGAGCTGGATGCCCAGCGTCAGTATGTGGCAGCCGAGCAGCAAACTTTTGATCTGGCGATAAAACGCTACCAGGCAGGCATCGGCGATTATCTGACGGCCTTAACGGCCCAGCGCACGCTATGGAGCGCACGTCAGTCGCTGATTTCACTGCAACAAACTGAACTGGAGAACCGCATTACGCTCTGGCAATCGCTGGGAGGCAACGCCAGCTAG
- a CDS encoding PTS system N,N'-diacetylchitobiose-specific transporter subunit IIC (catalyzes the phosphorylation of incoming sugar substrates concomitant with their translocation across the cell membrane; involved in N,N'-diacetylchitobiose transport; protein IIA transfers a phosphoryl group to IIB which then transfers the phosphoryl group to the sugar; IIC forms the translocation channel for the sugar uptake) has translation MSKVIDSLEKVLLPFAVKIGKQPHVNAIKNGFIKLMPLTLTGAMFVLINNVFLSFGAGSFFYSLGIRLDPETIETLNGFKAIGGNVYNGTLGIMSLMAPFFIGMALAEERKVDPLAAGLLSVAAFMTVTPYSVGEAYAVGANWLGGQNIISGMIIGLVVAELFTFVVRRNWVITLPDSVPASVSRSFSALIPGFLILSIFGIISWALSHYGSNFHQIIMDSISTPLASMGSVVGWAYVIFNSLLWFFGVHGSLALTALDNGIMTPWALENVALYQQYGSVEAAIEAGKQFHFWAKPMLDSYILLGGSGATLGLIIAIFIASRRADHRQVAKLALPSGIFQINEPILFGLPIIMNPVMFIPFVAVQPILAAITLIAYSMGIIPPVTNLAPWTMPTGLGAFFNSNGSVAALLVALFNLGVATMVYMPFVILSNKAQAVIEEEESEEDIANALKF, from the coding sequence ATGAGTAAAGTCATTGATTCACTTGAGAAGGTTCTCCTGCCTTTTGCTGTAAAAATAGGAAAGCAGCCTCACGTTAATGCCATTAAAAACGGTTTTATTAAATTAATGCCATTAACCCTCACTGGGGCAATGTTTGTTCTGATCAACAACGTATTCCTGAGCTTCGGCGCAGGATCATTCTTCTACTCGTTAGGCATCCGTTTAGACCCCGAGACCATTGAAACCCTGAATGGGTTTAAAGCTATCGGCGGCAATGTGTACAACGGTACGTTGGGCATAATGTCGCTGATGGCACCTTTTTTCATTGGTATGGCGCTGGCTGAAGAAAGAAAGGTTGATCCTTTGGCTGCGGGCTTATTATCCGTAGCAGCCTTTATGACCGTTACGCCATATAGCGTGGGCGAAGCCTATGCCGTGGGCGCCAACTGGTTAGGCGGCCAGAATATTATTTCCGGTATGATTATCGGTCTGGTTGTCGCGGAACTGTTCACCTTTGTGGTGCGTCGGAACTGGGTTATTACCCTGCCAGACAGCGTGCCGGCCTCGGTATCCCGTTCGTTCTCGGCATTAATTCCAGGTTTCCTGATTCTGTCTATCTTCGGGATCATCTCCTGGGCGCTGTCTCACTACGGCAGTAACTTCCACCAGATCATCATGGACTCCATTTCGACTCCGCTGGCGTCAATGGGGAGCGTGGTTGGCTGGGCATATGTAATTTTCAACTCCCTGCTGTGGTTCTTCGGTGTTCACGGTTCTCTGGCGCTTACCGCACTGGATAACGGCATCATGACCCCATGGGCGCTGGAAAACGTGGCGCTGTACCAGCAGTACGGTTCTGTCGAAGCTGCTATCGAAGCGGGCAAACAGTTCCACTTCTGGGCAAAACCAATGCTCGACTCCTACATCCTGCTGGGTGGTTCTGGTGCGACGCTGGGTCTGATCATCGCTATCTTCATCGCTTCACGCCGCGCCGATCACCGTCAGGTGGCTAAGCTGGCGCTGCCGTCAGGCATCTTCCAGATTAACGAACCGATTCTGTTTGGTCTGCCGATCATCATGAACCCGGTGATGTTCATCCCGTTTGTGGCGGTACAGCCGATTCTGGCCGCTATCACCCTGATTGCGTACTCCATGGGCATTATTCCGCCGGTAACCAACCTGGCACCGTGGACCATGCCTACCGGCCTGGGCGCCTTCTTCAACAGTAACGGCAGCGTCGCCGCTTTGCTGGTGGCGCTGTTCAACCTGGGTGTCGCAACGATGGTGTACATGCCGTTCGTTATCCTGTCCAACAAGGCACAGGCGGTAATTGAAGAAGAAGAAAGCGAAGAAGATATCGCTAACGCACTGAAATTCTAA
- a CDS encoding PTS system N,N'-diacetylchitobiose-specific transporter subunit IIA (catalyzes the phosphorylation of incoming sugar substrates concomitant with their translocation across the cell membrane; involved N,N'-diacetylchitobiose transport; protein IIA transfers a phosphoryl group to IIB which then transfers the phosphoryl group to the sugar; IIC forms the translocation channel for the sugar uptake): MFDLDNVVETEVDVDDLEEVVMGLIINSGQARSLAYGALKKAKQGDFAGAKEMMSQSRAALNEAHLVQTKLIEGDQGEGKTKVSLVLVHAQDHLMTSMLARELVTELIELHEKMDK, from the coding sequence ATGTTTGATTTAGATAATGTTGTTGAAACTGAAGTCGATGTGGACGACCTCGAAGAAGTCGTGATGGGATTAATCATCAATTCAGGGCAGGCCCGTAGCCTTGCCTACGGCGCGCTCAAAAAGGCCAAACAGGGCGACTTCGCCGGAGCCAAAGAGATGATGAGTCAGTCTCGTGCCGCGCTGAACGAAGCGCATCTGGTGCAGACTAAGCTGATTGAAGGCGACCAGGGCGAAGGCAAAACCAAAGTGAGCCTGGTGCTGGTTCACGCTCAGGATCACCTGATGACCTCGATGCTGGCTCGTGAGCTGGTCACCGAGTTGATTGAATTACACGAAAAAATGGACAAGTAG
- a CDS encoding diacetylchitobiose-6-phosphate hydrolase (catalyzes the fromation of N-acetyl-D-glucosamine and N-acetyl-D-glucosamine-6-phosphate from diacetylchitobiose-6-phosphate), with amino-acid sequence MTKKLKVVTIGGGSSYTPELLEGFIKRYHELPITELWLVDVEAGKEKQDIIFNLCQRMIEHAGVPMTVHKSLDRREALKDADFVTTQLRVGQLKARELDERIPLSHGYLGQETNGAGGLFKGLRTIPVIFDIIKDVQEICPDAWVINFTNPAGMVTEAVFRHTNFKKFIGVCNIPVGMKMFITDVLKLTPEDDLGIDLFGLNHMVFIKDVLVNGESRFAELLDGVASGKLSANSVKNIFDMPFSEGLIRSLNLLPCSYLLYYFKQKEMLAIEMGEFYKGGARASVVQKVEKQLFELYKDPNLDVKPKELELRGGAYYSDAACEVISAIYNDKQTEHYVNIPHHGHVDNIPADWAIETTSIIGRDGARPHPRVTHFDEKVMGLIHTIKGFEVAASQAALSGEFNDVLLALNLSPLIHSDKDAEVIAKEMLLAHKAHLPNFAKAIEKLA; translated from the coding sequence ATGACTAAGAAATTAAAAGTTGTTACTATCGGTGGCGGCAGCAGCTATACCCCAGAATTACTTGAAGGTTTTATTAAGCGCTACCATGAATTACCGATTACCGAACTTTGGCTGGTGGATGTCGAAGCCGGTAAAGAAAAGCAGGACATCATTTTCAATCTTTGCCAGCGTATGATTGAGCACGCCGGCGTGCCGATGACGGTACACAAAAGCCTCGACCGCCGTGAAGCGCTGAAAGACGCGGACTTCGTGACCACCCAGCTGCGCGTGGGCCAACTGAAAGCGCGTGAACTGGATGAGCGTATTCCGCTGAGCCACGGCTATCTCGGCCAGGAAACCAACGGCGCAGGCGGCCTGTTCAAAGGGCTGCGCACCATTCCGGTGATTTTCGACATCATCAAAGACGTACAGGAAATTTGCCCGGATGCCTGGGTTATCAACTTCACCAACCCGGCCGGTATGGTGACCGAAGCGGTATTCCGCCACACCAATTTCAAAAAATTCATTGGCGTGTGCAACATCCCTGTTGGCATGAAGATGTTTATTACCGACGTGCTGAAACTTACCCCGGAAGATGACCTGGGGATCGATCTCTTTGGTCTGAACCATATGGTGTTCATCAAAGATGTGCTGGTGAACGGTGAGTCCCGCTTTGCTGAACTGCTGGACGGCGTGGCCAGCGGCAAACTGAGTGCAAACTCGGTGAAAAACATCTTCGATATGCCGTTTAGCGAAGGGCTGATTCGCTCCCTGAACCTGCTGCCGTGCTCTTACCTGCTGTATTACTTCAAGCAGAAAGAGATGCTGGCCATCGAAATGGGCGAGTTCTACAAAGGCGGCGCGCGCGCTTCCGTGGTACAGAAAGTCGAAAAACAGCTGTTCGAACTTTATAAAGACCCTAACCTGGATGTGAAACCGAAAGAGCTGGAACTGCGCGGCGGGGCTTACTACTCTGACGCCGCGTGCGAAGTGATCAGCGCTATCTACAACGATAAGCAGACTGAACACTACGTGAACATTCCTCACCACGGTCACGTGGACAACATTCCGGCTGACTGGGCTATCGAGACGACCAGTATCATTGGGCGTGATGGCGCGAGACCACACCCGCGCGTGACTCACTTTGACGAGAAAGTGATGGGGCTGATTCATACCATCAAAGGTTTCGAAGTGGCTGCAAGCCAGGCGGCGCTGAGCGGTGAGTTCAACGACGTGCTGCTGGCGCTGAACCTGAGCCCGCTTATTCACTCGGACAAGGATGCGGAAGTCATTGCCAAAGAGATGCTGCTTGCCCATAAAGCCCATCTGCCAAACTTTGCGAAAGCTATCGAAAAACTGGCTTAA
- a CDS encoding peroxidase, with product MSDKDNTGAHQPARRQLLKTLGALGGAFAVGGGCPMAAHAANPASSPGTLPPDGRLESQPLYGEHQAGILTPQQAAMMLVAFDVLASDKADLERLFRLLTARFDFLTHGGPAPDTPNPRLPPMDSGILGAEIYPDNLTITVSVGSSLFDERFGLQKQMPKKLQQMTSFPNDSLDAGLCHGDLLLQICANTNDTVIHALRDIIKHTPDLLSVRWKREGFISNHAARSRGKETPINLLGFKDGTANPDSHDKPLMDDVVWVTRQQQEPAWATGGSYQAVRIIQFHVESWDRTPLKEQQTIFGRDKHSGAPLGMKNEHDVPDYAADPDGNVIALDAHIRLANPRTKETQSGLMMRRGYSYSLGATKSGQLDMGLLFVCYQHDLEKGFLTVQGRLNGEALEEYVKPIGGGYFFALPGVQDKQHYLGQGMIEA from the coding sequence ATGAGTGATAAGGACAATACCGGCGCGCACCAACCGGCGCGCCGCCAGCTTCTGAAAACACTGGGCGCCCTTGGGGGCGCTTTTGCCGTGGGCGGCGGTTGCCCGATGGCGGCCCATGCGGCGAATCCGGCCTCTTCACCGGGTACGCTGCCGCCGGATGGTCGTCTGGAAAGCCAGCCGCTGTACGGTGAGCACCAGGCCGGTATTCTGACGCCTCAGCAGGCCGCCATGATGCTGGTCGCGTTTGACGTACTGGCCAGCGATAAAGCCGACCTTGAGCGCCTGTTCCGCCTGCTAACCGCGCGCTTTGACTTCCTGACCCACGGTGGCCCGGCGCCGGATACGCCAAATCCACGGTTACCGCCGATGGACTCGGGCATCCTTGGGGCAGAAATTTACCCGGATAACCTGACGATCACGGTTTCCGTCGGCAGTTCACTGTTTGATGAGCGCTTTGGTCTGCAAAAGCAGATGCCGAAAAAGCTACAGCAAATGACCAGCTTCCCGAACGATTCACTGGATGCCGGCCTGTGCCATGGTGATTTACTGCTGCAAATTTGCGCCAACACCAATGACACGGTGATCCACGCGCTGCGCGATATCATCAAGCACACACCCGATCTCCTCAGCGTGCGCTGGAAGAGGGAAGGGTTTATCTCCAACCACGCGGCGCGCAGCCGGGGGAAAGAGACGCCGATCAACCTGCTGGGCTTCAAAGACGGCACGGCGAACCCGGACAGCCATGATAAGCCGCTGATGGATGACGTGGTGTGGGTGACCAGGCAACAGCAGGAGCCAGCCTGGGCTACCGGCGGCAGCTATCAGGCCGTGCGTATTATTCAGTTCCACGTCGAGTCCTGGGACCGCACGCCGCTGAAAGAGCAGCAAACTATCTTCGGACGTGACAAGCACAGCGGGGCGCCGCTGGGCATGAAAAATGAGCACGATGTACCGGACTACGCCGCCGATCCTGATGGCAATGTCATCGCGCTCGATGCCCATATCCGCCTGGCAAACCCCAGAACCAAAGAGACGCAGTCGGGGCTTATGATGCGTCGAGGCTACAGCTATTCGCTGGGAGCCACCAAATCCGGCCAGCTCGATATGGGGCTGCTGTTCGTCTGTTACCAGCACGACCTTGAAAAGGGGTTCCTGACGGTGCAGGGCAGGCTGAACGGTGAGGCGCTGGAAGAGTACGTGAAGCCGATTGGCGGCGGGTATTTCTTCGCGCTGCCCGGCGTGCAGGATAAGCAGCATTATTTGGGGCAGGGGATGATTGAGGCTTAA
- a CDS encoding NUDIX hydrolase — protein MGYVEDMRALVGHRLLLLAGANVIITDDKQRILLQLRRDGGWGLPGGLLEPGESLEQTAIREVKEETNLDVHGLTLLGTFSGADYTFTLENKDRINVITSLYEVTSWSGSMSNDPAEGLALTFFAASEIPAETKDEYRIYIDHYLSHRAGKQ, from the coding sequence ATGGGGTATGTGGAAGACATGCGGGCGCTGGTGGGCCACCGGCTTTTGTTACTGGCCGGGGCGAATGTCATCATCACTGATGATAAGCAGCGCATTCTGTTGCAGCTCAGGCGCGATGGCGGCTGGGGATTACCTGGCGGGTTGCTTGAGCCGGGTGAAAGTCTGGAACAAACCGCTATTCGTGAAGTGAAAGAAGAGACGAATCTTGATGTTCACGGCCTGACATTACTCGGCACTTTTTCAGGCGCGGACTATACGTTTACGCTTGAAAATAAAGACAGGATTAACGTTATTACCTCGCTGTACGAGGTGACAAGCTGGTCAGGCAGCATGAGTAATGATCCTGCCGAAGGCCTGGCGCTAACCTTCTTTGCGGCAAGTGAGATCCCGGCAGAGACAAAGGATGAATACAGGATTTATATAGACCACTACCTGTCGCATAGAGCCGGGAAGCAGTAA
- a CDS encoding PTS system N,N'-diacetylchitobiose-specific transporter subunit IIB (catalyzes the phosphorylation of incoming sugar substrates concomitant with their translocation across the cell membrane; involved in N,N'-diacetylchitobiose transport; protein IIA transfers a phosphoryl group to IIB which then transfers the phosphoryl group to the sugar; IIC forms the translocation channel for the sugar uptake) has product MQKKKIYLFCSAGMSTSLLVTKMRAQAEKYEVPVEIEAFSESLASEKGKHADLVLLGPQIAYMQADIKKLLPTKPVEVIDSALYGKVDGLGVLKAAVAAIKKAAAES; this is encoded by the coding sequence ATGCAAAAGAAAAAAATTTACCTGTTCTGCTCCGCTGGGATGTCAACCTCGCTGTTAGTGACCAAAATGCGAGCGCAGGCCGAAAAGTATGAAGTTCCGGTAGAAATTGAAGCCTTCTCTGAGTCTTTAGCCAGCGAGAAAGGAAAGCACGCGGACCTGGTGTTACTCGGGCCACAAATTGCCTACATGCAGGCAGATATCAAGAAATTGTTGCCCACCAAGCCTGTAGAAGTTATCGATTCTGCTCTGTACGGTAAAGTCGATGGGCTGGGTGTGTTGAAAGCGGCTGTGGCAGCAATTAAGAAAGCAGCGGCCGAGAGTTAA
- a CDS encoding transcriptional regulator (represses the celABCDF-ydjC operon involved in carbon uptake), which yields MQPEIDNMEINIVRESQLFNGKCFHAFIYTKEESVSGLHQHDYYEFTIVLTGRYYQEINGKRVLMERGDFVFIPVGSHHQSFYEFGATRLFNVGISQQFFEQHYMPLLPSHLVASQVYQIKDEFLAFMESVIASFNFREGEFNEFLEMVSFYVVNRLRHYRESENQDDIPLWLKSTVEGMHDKMRFGDKALLNMVALSGKSQEYLTRATQRYYGKTPMQIINEIRINFAKKQLEITNSSVTDIAFESGYSSPSMFIKNFKKVTSFTPNSYRKKLYSIN from the coding sequence ATGCAGCCAGAGATAGACAATATGGAAATAAACATTGTTCGTGAAAGCCAGCTGTTTAACGGCAAGTGTTTCCATGCGTTTATCTACACCAAAGAAGAGAGCGTGAGCGGGCTGCACCAGCATGATTACTACGAATTCACGATTGTGTTGACCGGACGCTACTACCAGGAAATTAACGGTAAACGTGTGCTGATGGAGCGAGGTGATTTCGTCTTTATCCCGGTCGGTTCCCATCATCAGAGTTTCTATGAGTTTGGCGCGACCCGGTTATTTAACGTTGGGATTAGTCAGCAGTTTTTTGAACAGCATTATATGCCGCTGTTGCCGTCCCACCTGGTGGCCTCACAGGTTTATCAGATTAAGGATGAATTCCTGGCGTTTATGGAATCGGTTATTGCCTCGTTTAATTTCCGCGAAGGGGAGTTTAACGAGTTTCTCGAAATGGTGAGCTTTTATGTTGTCAATCGACTGCGCCATTATCGAGAGTCGGAAAATCAGGATGATATTCCATTGTGGTTAAAATCCACCGTTGAAGGGATGCACGACAAAATGCGTTTTGGTGATAAAGCCTTATTAAACATGGTTGCGCTTTCGGGTAAGTCGCAGGAGTATTTAACGCGCGCCACGCAGCGCTATTATGGCAAAACACCGATGCAGATTATTAATGAAATCCGCATTAACTTTGCCAAGAAACAGCTGGAGATTACTAACTCATCGGTGACCGATATTGCCTTTGAGTCCGGCTATAGCAGCCCCAGTATGTTTATTAAGAACTTTAAGAAAGTCACCTCTTTTACGCCAAATAGTTATCGGAAAAAATTGTACAGCATTAATTAA